The genomic stretch TGATGCTTAACCTTATTTGGTCAGCgagccattttaatttctgacactcgtgtcgcAGGCCACATCTGAAAaggttaaaaaagaaaatagacaaaagcacatttttattagaaacccatGAATATAGTACTTAACATTAATTCATGAGACATCTATCTTAAACCAActtttacatagatctatacGACTGCATAGATGAGTCTCCAAGTCAGAGCACTGAATTTATAATTCTAGATGTTTGTTCATGAGAAAATTtcactgaaaaagtttgttcTCATAAATTAGTGCTTGTAATTGTTGTGCTCGTCATTAACACTTGTTTTCGGAGATTTAGAAAACGTTTCTGCAAGTAACTTGGAGTTCAAATCGGTTTCTGAATTACTTTGAAATTTTTCAAGCAgtgatgtctggctttgtaagtcaattaGTCTGGGCACTTGAAACATTGACTATTTGAAACAACTAACATTGTTCAATCTGAACATGATAattatcacatggtccagactgaacacctTGCCACATAGATTTTATTGATGAGTAATTCAATGAAGCCACGGAGACTTAGTTCAATTTGACTTGACAATTTTGctaataactcttgctgtcaaCAAAACGTCTGGCACCATCAGTGTCACTCCCATTAATTTCTCCGTAGGAAGATCTTATCTTCTAATCTtttatgatacagacgttacttcaaaaaagaagatgattacttcctacgtggcatgcatttagtcatgcatattaaccaatgacctaaattctgccaagtcactggttttcctggctagctcaggcaacccattccatgctctaatagcgctagggaagaaagagcttttgtacagatttgtcctagcatatggaacgaggaatgtgcctttatctttgtgtctttctgagtatttaattaaattttgtttttgtatttgaagattatggttcagtgttttatgtataattgctactttacttttaagtcttctatcctgaaggctttctaaatttagtgattttactattttaaaggtgttactcttgtcaaatgtgaatgttcgcttgttatgaatctcactgcttctattttgtgtctgttccagtttcttaatgttttcttgagttgagggttcccaaacagaggatgcatattctattattggcctaaccaaggttaaataacattttagttttatgttcttatttgatttatagaaatttcttttattaaaccccaatgctttgtttgatagtttcatcaatatggggattccatgacagtttttcatttattaaaacacctaggtattttgcgtttttagtatgtgttactggtttaccatgaataaaataagtggaattaatgtgttttatttttttggttactcttaataactgacatttttctgggtggaaaggcATGCTCCAATTTGACTCCCATtactgtaattcatctaattctctttgtaaaatttctgtaagatattgtgttgtttttattgttctatatattatgcaatcatctgcaaataatctgacttttgttcctgaactaatgcaatttggtaaatcatttatgtaaattaaaaatagtagtggacctaagactgttccttgaggtacacctgagtttactgttgttggtgttgatttagagccatttattattacagtttgttctctccctattagaaagtctttaatccactgatgcaatggaccatcaatgccaaaatttttagttttttaagcaaactatggtggtgaactttgtcaaaagcctttgaaaaatctagtaagatagcatcaattgctcactgttatctaaatcttttgaaaaatcatcaatttgtcctattagttttgtttcacatgatctacatttcctaaagccatgttggtatggagtaaggacattacgtttttctaagtggtttatgatgttgctacatattatgtgttctaggattttacatatgatgctggtaagtgatactggtctgtagttggGTCAGTCCTgagtcagatttttctccttttttaaataggtggTGAcatagcttctttccagtcccttggtactctgccctagttaagagatgcctgaaaaagtattttgaagactggtgctagctcattgcttagttctttgagtaatctagctggaataccatcaggtccagatgctttattcggttggatgttggctaatagtttttggattcccttttcttgtacttctatatctcctctatgttgtctacttggttcaaattaagtaatatgtctttgtctcctggggctgagaatgctgatgcaaagtatttatttaggatgttagctttagtttcattatcattatgttttaagttatcttctctttttaatggcgctatgccatCTGTGATGGTTGAAACTTCTTTGACAGGACTTTGTCAGTAGTGGTCCTATGCATGCTTCTTATAAAACTACTAACTTCTATGATTTCAAAACTGCTGTTTGTAAGCCAATTAAATACCATGATTTTGAGAGGTATCTGAGCTCGCTTACAGGAGGAGTGGGTTGTGTAAGGATTGCTCGATATCCCCAGTATCAAAACTGCTTATTGGGAAGCGCATTCCTCTACTACCTTACAGGGGACGGGctagatagagcctagctcgtggaTGCCAACCAGTCCGCCCGACGCAGCCCGCTAAGGCCGCGTcagtcagtccagtctttgcccaaggggagacccgcgaatcagccgagtcccaggagaacccgaccaaccctcgagttggtgtccagcgctatccgcttttcggagaaCCCGTGGGTCTCTTACTCACCGTTGCCCCGGGGCCCCACATATAAtgatatcatatatatattttcatttaagatcacttaaaactaaatttgactcttaaacattttttgtttagttttgatTTTTGTTAGTGAAATAAATTAGAGTCTCTGTTGGCCTTATGATCTTTTAGCAGAAATAGGGTGTAAAGGTAATGCTTGTTATAGAATTGAGAGGGGTGGGGAAGATAGTTGAACACAGATGGTAGAAACCAGAAATATCTACTGAAGCCAGAAAGATTAGCATTGCACcacattatttaaacaaaagaacaataAAGTAGCAAGACATGGGTATGACCAGCAAGGCTATCACAGATGGTCCTTCTTTGATCCGTGTTGTAAAAGTACTCTAATATTATTACTATCATGTCAAAGTCTTTGCCAGTGTTGATTAAATGAAAGGTTATTAGtgattactttttttctagatGTTGCATGGGTTTTAGAAGATTTCAAACTATGGCTAAGCGGAGCCTCCTTAAGCTTGTGACCCTAGATGTGACAAACACCCTGATTAAGGTCCGTGGATCACCTGGTAGACAGTATGCTTTGATAGGACACAAACATGGAGTCATGGCAGATATGAATTTGTTGAATGGTTAGTACTGTGTTAATGATTTTGCCTACCCATCATTTAATTTGCCTGCCTCTTCTCTCTTTTTGTGCTGTATGACCTTGTATGAAGTTTTTCAAATCCAGATGATGTTTTGTGTTATGATCATATCATCTTAGTTTTCATTTTAGGCAGATAGGCCGTCTTACAACCCAGATGACCTTTTGATCCTGTCTCAAACAGCTCCCATCGCCTCATCGTGTCACCTCCGTGGAAATGTCCACCTGGGGAAGTGGAAAGGCCAAGAACGAGAGCTAACAtagctcccagtgagctaccactgtatgctctagcTAGTGTACCTGCACATGGTTGGGATGTGAAAAAAGCTTGCTAACCAGTCCAAAACCCCCATCACTCCCTTCCCCAACGGAGCCCATATGAGTGGTGATGGTCTCCTCATGGGTGTGATGGGACAGTATATGCATACTGTATATGCATTACTTTGTAGTAATTTTTCAAGTTGTTAAAAGACATCAGGAAAACCTGAAAATAATCATTGTTCTATtgcaaagtaaagtaaagttcccctttcagaccttgtcatctttaggacagatgatgttaaggtcatctgtttctttggccattgGTTAAGAAATGTGTGATGTGGCCTGCGCAACtactaaccacctttactttctccaactaaagtcaggtacccattagagttgggtggactcagggatgccctaaaaatccagaaattcaaaattccacatagagattcaaacccaggacccccagtttcggaagccaagagcttaatCACTCATAGTTGTATAGCTACCTCTTATTTTGGGACAGGCCTGTATTTATTAGATGCTAACCAAATAATGAAAAACTATATTTAGAGATTTAGAAAATGTGgaatttgaaaccaaaaaaacaGCAAGCAACAATGTACCCTCTTTTATGTTAGCTGAAGTGGTGGTGATAACAGACCACAGAGACATCTTCAGGCCCTAAATATACCTAAGAAGACTTTTGCTACCAGTCATACTACTGCTTTAGAAGACCTGCAACGTTATAAGAAAAAAACTGTGGAACCTTGTGAGAACTAAAAttaataaagttgttttttttttatttctcctctgacaatgcttttttttttcttttttttttatgaagaacTATTCTATAAATACTACAAAGATCACAGTAAAAGATTTCCTAATTTTGGAGCTCAGAATATGATGCCCGCTTATATTTGGTGGTCACTGCTAGTTAAGGACTGCTTCCGAAGTGCTGATCCAACTATAGGAGAGGAGACATTAAGCAAAATAGCAAATGACTTATACTTTCACTATACTACACCTAATGCTTGGGAAATTTTACCTGGAGCTGTCAGTGCTATTCAAGTAAGAACTCGGGGGTCACTTTAGATTCTTGTAGAAATGTTATGAAAACATATTAaagcataattatttattcaataattaatcatattatttttatcattagtTTTTCTTTACTAAGAAATGGAGATTATTCCAGGGAAATTTAAAAGACAATACAAAATATCCAATATGAGAAATGTCTTCTTATTtgtgttaaatatttttcttagttTCTAAATAattagttgttctttttttttctcaatctaatttttcattatgaaatttttataattaactCATATGGTTTTTGTGGCAGAATCATAATAGCATTGGGTTGCTTGAGAGTTTCAAGCTTGGATTCTGGTAGAGGCTTGTTTATAAGTCAGAGTTTTCAGTTGTCCTTTGCTATctcccatctctaatgggtacctaacatttgCTGGGAGGAAAAGCCCATATAACATCTTCATTCAATATTGGTCATAGAAACTAGGACCACTTAAGCTTAAACAGGACTTAACTTACGCTAttcttaaaaaatgtttctttttctttatctttttggttacattttctaaatattcacatttgtataaaatatttttgtttaattctttcAGGACTTGCGTCAATATCCAGTAAGGATTGGTGTTGTTTCAAACTGGGACCATCGCTTGTACAAAGTTTTGCTTACTATGAAGCTGCGATCttactttgattttgttttacctTCTTACATAATTGGAGCTGAAAAACCAGACAGTGCTATATTCCAGCAAGCTTTAAAAgtatgattgttttgttttttgtattgaaaaaattgtctttaaagGGAATACTTTTTATACATTGCATTAAACGACAGCATTTAAAAAGCATGTTTTTTTAGTTGTCCATTATGTCATCTAAGACTTCAAAATTGGTTGAGCCTCTGGAACTTAACCTTCAATAGTTAAAATTTGCTGAAATATATGACACAGGCTTTTCACAACTAACAAAAATTTTCTGCCAGACACATTACTTTGAAGAACATAAAGAACAAGTCTGGAAATCATATGTGCATATTTCCATTTCTTAGTTGAAAGTCtttcaaataaaagtaatttaaaaaaatgaaaatgtgcaAACGCTCATGATTCTAATAATTTACGCTAATAAAAActcaggaaaaaaaacatttgaagagGGAAAGTTTTTTTAGCAGCCATGCCAACAATGCTGAcctatttagattttttttttacattctttatTAAAAAGGAAAAATTGTAGTATTACATaaagttattctttttttttttttttttttggcgtttGAAATAAGAACACGATTTTTGCTTGTTCATATTCTTAATTTGAATCCAAAATTCTGATTTTTATATAAGTGTTCCTCAATATGTGTCTTGTTGGTAGGCATGTCTGATACACGTGTAATCCTGAAAATCAGTTTATATCCATATTCATTATTCCTTTAGGATGCTAACTGCCTGCCTGAGGAAGCAATACATTTTGGTGATAGTATTGAGAAAGATTTTCTTGGTGCCAGAAGAGTTGGAATGGGAGCTTATCTACTTGCCCACACAAATATTTTTGAGGAGTTTATAGACAAAAAGTTTGTAGTGAAATCTGTGCCTGAATTTGTAGAAGCCATTCGCCCTAGACTAGAGGAAGCCAACATTCACAATAGAGCGAGCAGTGTTAAACATCTTTGATGATAGCTGAATTTTAGTtctgtttgtattttgtttgtataatatatatacacatatatataaatgttgaaattgtgttcatttatatttaattcttGCAATAATTGATGGTCCATTGAATTTTGCATCTTATTTTACATTATGTGGATGCTATACAGTATTATGATAAATTCTTATTGTCCCTGCGATGGCAAGAATGTAGACCCACTTGTGTAGTCTTGGTAGTAAagaactttttagttagtattTAGCCTCACATGTGTAGCTCTGGTGGTGCTGAACTTTTTGTTAAGTTCTAGTCCCCCTCTTGTGTTGCTTTAGCCTTGCAGAGCATTTTTcgtcccatttttttttcttagctcattatactaattttatttaacatatTATAATGTGATGCTCTTAAAAACTCTAATATGTAAGCCTTACATATTGTTGAAAATGTGATATCTGAggatttaactttaaaaaacaaaaagtttaaatcTTGTACAATTCTTATTCTCAAGGTACATATTTTTGTTCAGTACTTTCTTGGCATTAGCTGATGTTTGTCTAGTTATTTTTTAAGGATACATTACTTGGTATACATTGGTAATTTCTTTTAATGCTATGGTCATCATTACATTGGATATACATAGAGTATTTGAAGATAGCAATAGTTATATACATTTTTCGTGATATCTAATAAATTTATGACCTGCTGTAAATGTTGACATTGACACTAATTCAGGGATTTATTTAATGATTCaggcaaacatttttttattatttttttttttacatttatttttggtcATTATTGACATATGGAAAATGTTGTATTACCTATCAGTTTTCatactaacatttttttttttttttttattatttattttattttattttgaactgAAGTATCttagtattattttatattaaaaaaaattagacttcAGCTCTAAATGTGTATTAAACATAATTGAAAGAAGTAcatgtttaaaatttaactttGAGACTTTGATTTTTAGAGACATGAAAACCAAATGTGTCTGGTttgccaagcacttaaccactttaaaaaacaaaaaacttgcaTGAaacatttttccttttttaccCTACCTGTAAATGTAATTCCATTTGTAAAAGTAGTTTTATTGCTTTACTGTCTCCCTCTTGAGCTtttggtgcttttttttttcatagccaCTTTTATAGAATAATTGTAATGATGGCCTACAGAAACATAATAACAGAAGTatgtatttttagctttttgattaaatataaacttaatatgcatttgaagatgataataattaatatatacatcaatacatatttacagtgcttttttttgtataaaccAAAAAAGGTAACAGTACCTAGTGATGGATTGCCAAATAaactactaataaataataaattaataataaacgttaaaattcaagaaaagtaataattcttttccccacattgaaaaaggtgctggtacgcaccgtaccatcacaaaaaaagcactgcatatttatcatcatttatatttaataggaaaatttgaaacaaatttttttttctcttgttttctTGAACTCATTCAGCAACCTTAACAAAGTGCATACATTTACATAATTAATAACTATAGAATACAAGATAATTGCAAACATTTTAGTCAAATTCATATAATTTATTCCTCACGAATCCTTTTGAAGGCCATCATTCATATGCTAGATCTTTAatgaaaaatcttttttttaaggg from Biomphalaria glabrata chromosome 9, xgBioGlab47.1, whole genome shotgun sequence encodes the following:
- the LOC106065164 gene encoding haloacid dehalogenase-like hydrolase domain-containing protein 3, translating into MGFRRFQTMAKRSLLKLVTLDVTNTLIKVRGSPGRQYALIGHKHGVMADMNLLNELFYKYYKDHSKRFPNFGAQNMMPAYIWWSLLVKDCFRSADPTIGEETLSKIANDLYFHYTTPNAWEILPGAVSAIQDLRQYPVRIGVVSNWDHRLYKVLLTMKLRSYFDFVLPSYIIGAEKPDSAIFQQALKDANCLPEEAIHFGDSIEKDFLGARRVGMGAYLLAHTNIFEEFIDKKFVVKSVPEFVEAIRPRLEEANIHNRASSVKHL